CTAAAGCGTGTCTATTGTCGCTGACAATAgctaattttaaacattcttCCGCCATTGTTATGTCACCCACAgtctaaaattgaaataattggtactaaatactaaactctataaataaaatcaaacattTATCAAAGAGATAATTTCAACTGTTATCCAAAAAATTGCACgttataagaaattatatacgTACAAGAGCAATGTGTGAAATGTTATACCATATGTCTGCCATATTTTCGTCAGTAGAAAGACTAATTGCTCTTTCAAAACAAGATATGACATGATCGTATTGCTGAGCATAAAAACAACATAATCcaagattattaaataattcagcATTATATACTCCCATTTGTAACAATCGTCTACACGGAAAAGAACGtcgcaattatatttttaattgtttctatttattacatcTACAACTGTATTTACCTATAATATCGTAAAGCTAATTCCGGTTGatcattataaaaatgatgtaTTCCGATACTTGCTATTGCTTCTGTATGAGAAGCATCTTCCTgagcaattaatttatagtattttaatGACATACTCATATTATTCAGACCGTCGAATATACGTCCCATTTCAGTAAGAATATTAACATCATTAGAAAAATACTCAAGACCTTTTTTACATGTATCTAAAGCTGTTAATGGTTGATCAAGTCTAATATAAACTCTGATTAATCTCAAGATCACTTCTATAGTTTTAGAATCTTTTAACGCTGATTTAAATTGTTGTTCAGCGTCTCTGATTAATCCTAGACTGTAATAACATTTTCCAAGTTGTACTTTCCACCACCAATCTTTATAATGACAAATTTGAGTTGCTTGCACTGCTAAATCTAGTGCCTACATGTAGCATTGTAGCAGTTAATAGAATTATAGCGAACACTAATAATTCTTATTGATAATAAGTATTGATCGATACATGTATGTTTACTCACATATCTAACATCATGttcgtgataatatatatactcaAATAATGGTTTTGCAATACTTGGTTGACTAgcatatttagaaatatttaatcgtgACAATTGTATAAAAGGTCCTCCCGGCTCTGTTAACATAGATGCTGTGCCTAATCTATATAAcatatctattttaattttgaatgtACAACAAccgaaaattttaattaaaatgtaagtGATAATCGTACCTAACGCTGCGACTAGAAATTGCAGTAATTGGTCTGGCTGTCATAGCTGTTCTGGGTGTCCTTAAAGTTTGCTCAATCGACTGAGACATAGCAGATTGAGTAGCTGGTCGCACAACACCAGTAAGTGGTCTACCTACAAAacatatcatatttttatgttgcaaTTCCAACTTATCTCTATTTTActactttaaattatttttggcTCTCAAGGACAAACCTGATTGAGTTTTGGGCCGCAGACATTGTCCCACAGAAGAAGTACCAGGAGTTTTTAAAGATGTTCCTGGTCTAGGCATAGAagatattgtataattatctAATAGACTTTCAGCAATTCCTTCCTCTTCTCCTTCTATATCGTCTACGTATACTTGTAATGTTAAGGCACGCATTTTTAAGACCCATATAGTctacaatgaaaaatacaaacgTTTCTATAGAGATGTAAATTGTTGTTTCACATGTAAGTACATTAAACATACTTATACCTGATCAAGAGGattcttttgtaataaatttgtacataTTGTTGCGCAATCTTCATATTTTCCTTGactgaataaatttaaagcTTTAAATAAGTCCAtgatttaagctattaatatAGCTTAATAGAAaacgtttttaatattttgtattaaagtTTAAGAGAAAggagtaatatattttagcaAATCATACTACGGTATTTAATCTATCTAAATATCTAGTTATGCGatagaaataaacgaattttaCATGTACGAAGATATTGATTATGCTGCTTATAACCCCGTGTATAGATGAGGGAATAAAGCAGCATATACTTCTTCTATACTTTGTGTAAAAGTGCGTAGAATCgatgataaatgttataaaacacAATTTAGTTGATTGactttatattatcataaagtaCATTTGCAATAACAATTCTGATACGcttaaataatatcatttacTCTATTCATTCATACTAACAAAAGGGTTACTTATggaaataaaaggaatattatttcgatatacaaaaaatatcttttatatacaaaaatgttttactaTATACAAAGAATAACAAAGTAGTATCTTATATATTTAGCTTGTTTCGTACATGTCAAAATTTGACAAAGAAAACGTGTTTACTtgctttttcatattatttttattcatattatgTGTAACTTGTGatcgaaattataattaatattataaattatatctataattataaaGATGGAATACTTTGATAATAATGACACGAGGTTAGTGTGCATCGGAAATacttcgtaaaattaatttcgtgtTGTATTATACGTGTTCGCCTCTCTTATTTAGCATCCAACGAGCTTTCGACGAGTTctttaaaacaaaaagtatAGAAGAACAATGCACGGAAGAATCCTTGATGCAACTGCATGAAGTATTTTTGGTACTTTCGAATTAAGAAAAAGCTTAAATATTGtctaaaaaattgcaaaacaaATCAACGTTTAATATACAACTAgtataatatgaataatatttccaaatttgaTATCTCTAACATGTAGTTGAATAATTAGTATAATCattcttgttttcttttattaacagaatataattaaaaaattaacagttatataacgtatagGCTTCGCCAAATGAAGAAATGGATGTAACCCAATTGTATGATgcgtttgaaaatatattgcacATTCAAATGCCACATAATGAATTCaaaattctgtttaaaaaGGTAACAACGTAGatttacgtacatacatataatttctatgtttccatttattaattttagatgAACTTAAAGAGAGATGGGAATATTACTTGGAATGAATTTATCtcgtatttattaatagaatttcAGAGAAAAGATACCACGTTACAATGGCAAATATTGAGACTTCCAATAACTGATATTCCTCAACTTTTGAAATCGCATCACCGCACCGCTATACACAAAATCATGTTTTATCCTGAAGTCTTGCCCGTACGTGATACATcgtatatcttttaataaatatgtttatttgacgatgatatacatattattacttgtaatttttatgtgTATATCCGTAGGATAGAACTACAAGCTTTCATAGAGGGTTTTATTTAACTGTGACTAAAGAGGGAATCATAAATTACTGGTCTTTAGATTTAAAATACGAACGGAGCGCGCAATCTGTAAATCGttagtaacgttatatcctacatTCTTTTACGTACATGCATTTGTTTCCGAAATTTCTATCTCTGCAGCGTGTTTAAAAGTTCAACACACTTTAATAACTGACATGATAGTAATGCCCGATATACAAGTAGTATGCACAAGTTCTACGGAGTGCGATTTAAGATTTTATGATACAGCAGCAAAGAAGTTTGATCTTCGAATAATGGTTagttatattttctaaataaacagTAGTTTTTCTATAAACGAACTCTTCGTTATTAAAACGATTGTACGATTAGATATCAGGCTTGGAGTATGCGGTCATTTGTATGGATTATTATTTcagtaaaaatatcaaagaggATTCTTATATCGTACTTGGAGATATGAGTGGATCTGTCAAAGTCATGTCTTTTAGTCCGATAGAGAGAGGACCGTTTAAACAAGAACCTCAACGTgatagtttatttattcgcTATGAATCTGTTCTCAaggtaaataatttatcttcaGAAACTTGTGTCATCGCGTATGTTAATTACGCGTACGAACCAAAAGTCACAAAAAAATCACAGTCTGCTCGATAATCGATATCGTCAAATATTTTCGggatttcgaaagaaattctCGGTCAAATTAATCTTCGAGTTCTCATACGTGATATACACGTTAAAGATATCCTAGGACAGATCGATGTATCAGCGGTTCTGCAATATCCTATATAAACTTGTGCTTCCTACATAAACATGTTTTAATACGTTGTAACGTGCATTATAGGGTGAACTGAAAGGattgaaaattgtagaatttaaGAATGTACATACAGATTGGGTGAAACAAGTAGCCTATTATGGAAGTTTAAGAGCTTTCATGTCCAGCAGTAGATGTTGTAATTGTTCTTTGTTATTTAGTGATCTCACAGGAGCAAGGATCCAATACAAATTCAAAGTTAACATGGGAATATCTTGCTTCACCTTTAGCGAAGGTATTTTAGCATAAACTTCCCCTCGCTTAtcgacatatatgtatgttgtaAGTACATggtactttttaaaaatatatccactTAGAGGGTCAGTTATTAATAACCGGTGGACCAGATTGCATAGTTCGGGTTTGGAATCCTTTCGTGACCAGAAGAGCAAATAGTACTTTCCAAGGTCATCGTGCACCTATTTGTGCCTTAGTTGTACAAGATGCTGGTAAACGGGTGTACTCTCTTTCGAAAGACAGATGTATCAAAGTGTGGGATGTATTAACCCAATCTTGTATTCAGGTtttaataataagatatttcATCGGAAGATACTTTTCTCGATTAATATTTCgcctaaagaaataaaagagcattaattaaataacaatataaaatctatgtataattagaatttaagTCAAGTTATTTTACACAGACATACAATGGTCTTCCCAGCGAATTGGGTGAACATACATCGATGACAGTGGTGTACAATACATTGAATCGTAAAATGATCATTGCTAGCTCAATGATCGCAGTGATTCTTTGCGATCCCCAGGTCAACAAAGAAATATCTGATGGTTTTACACATACAAAATCTATCAGCAGCGTTTTATATAACCATCTCTACAAAGTGGTAATTTATAcgatttgtataattttcattctctACGTctacagaaattaaaatattttacgaaatcgTTTAAAAACTTAGGTAGTTACGACTGGATTAGAttcttgtataataatttggGATCCATGGcttggaaatcgtttattctTAGTAACGCATGCACACAGTAGATTCATATATGGTCAATTTCATGACATTGAAATTACTGCTGCTTGTTTCGATGAATCTGAGCAATTGCTAGTAACAGGCGCTCGTGATGGTACATTGAAAGTTTGGAATTTTAATACCGGTACTTGTTTGCGGAACATGGCTCTTGAAACTCAGTGGTACGTATTTACCTATTTTGTTATCTTCTATTACAtatcaatattaaaaacaacatttttaatattctattgaTAATATTCGcaaatatatttcctataaatcCGTTTGATTATGTACAGTGAAATAACCAGTTTAGTTTGGCTGGAAAATCGAATCTTATGTAGTAGTTGGAATCGTCAAGTCGTAGAATTTGCAACTTCTGacgcatatgtatataaaaagaattgggGAACAATACACACCGATGATATTCTTTGTTCAGCCATGTGGTATCCTCAGGTATTGGCCACGGCAACTTTTAACGGAGAAATAATACTTTGGAGATTAGAAACCGGTCAACCgtatcgaaaatataaagttaACGAACCAATGTCAAGGTAAGATCTAGAACAATATGagaattgttaaaataatataaaaattacgctTCTAGACTTCATAACGCGGTGTAATAAACGATGTTAACTAATCAGTGTTATATAGATTTAGGATAAGATACCACAAAGATgaagtaacgtataaaataaaaaaacctGAACAAGTTACGAAAGAAATCATCTCGAAACAGAGGTATTCCATGGTATTGCAATTGTACTTTTTCTAAAACATATCCGAATCATCGTGATATACGTTTATAGTCAATATCCTACGGCTTCTAAGCATCAAGAATCCGCGTTGAATATTACACGAATTGTTGCTGTTCGAgctatgatatttttaaatgctcGGCCGGTTAGGCCCGATGTTGGAACGTTGCTAGTTTCTCTTGATTCAGGATATATACAAGTGTGGACTCATCATCCTGCCGGTGGATTTCTACAAGCTTTCTCGGTTATTCATTCTATACGTGATTGTGCATTAGCATTAGCAACTGATcctaaaaatcattttcttgtAACAGGTAAAAAAGGAATGCATTTAATTTCCAcgacattatttatttactataaGATTACTTtttgtatgtaacgtgatacttCATTgcgacaaaatatttaatacgaaaGGAAAGATAAAGCCAGAAAATATGATTGGGGAGTAAGtccgtttaaaaaaatttaggACACAATGCTGGATACATTAAAGTTTGGTATCTCGCGAATTATTTGTTGCCAAATCCTCCTAAGATATCTATGCCCGTTTTACGGTTGGAATTTCCATTTCTATGGAGAAAGAAAGTTATTGGTAGGGCAAAGAGAGCTGTAAAGGATCAACCTTTGCCACTTCTACTTTCATCTGTCCGTGGACATTTAAAATCTATTACGTCCGTCCAGATAATCCCAGATGCACGTATTGTCATTAGGTAATGAATGTTAATCTAGtgcttattattttatgaacttttaacttaattttatatgtacatctAATGTAATGGCtattaattacttttgaatttaaatattcactttttaatcattttctctgaaacaattatttttccaatacaTTTCATACAATCTATGCTGTTCTTTCTGTTGATTTTAAGTGGTAGTACAGACCATTCTGTACGCTTATGGACACTCGGTGGCCGTTATATTTCAACCTTCGGAACTTTCAAGCCTTGGTTACCAATTTTACCAACGATCCCAACGTAccaatattttaaagattacAAACATCCAGCAGATATTAAAAGAGTCGCTAGTTCTACTACGCTAcaagtaattaatttctcatgtaacaaattatttatcagaTTGGAAAGAAAGTTTGATTATTAAGTTGCACTGTTATGCAAACATGGAAAGATTCTTGAAGGAGGCGCGAGACAAGTAGAATCAGATTTTAAAAGTGACGAATTAAAAgctttgaaagaaatttcgagACCCGAACACACTATGATCGATGGAAGAAGACTTACTATTGCTGTGATGGATAAATCAGTCTTAATGATCTTTGCGGATTACCCAATTTTAGACACCTCTTTAccatatgtaaatatgttgTTTATCGCAACAGCAGTTCATCGAAATATGTTAAGCAATACACATAACTCAATGAGAATAACGTTACAGATACCTATATACACACATTTGAAATTAAGACCTTTGGAAATCATACAGACACCAAAATTACCAGCACTTCTACacgaacaaaaagaattaacgTAATTTggcttaattattattattcgctattgataataatctatataaaattaaatatatattactaacATTACTTGTTATAATCTTCTAGTAAAAGAACGCATTCGCAATTATAAAATCACTGCATCggcaaatattttgaaatatttcatcaaaGTAAAGGGTAATATCTCGTTAATATCgcattgtaataaatttttcttgaaaagagaaagaaagtgaCCCGTAACGTTTGTGCGCAATAGCGATAATAAGTcaaatctaataaaatttatttctcattaaAAAGTCATACCAGgacatttatttacttattgctaataattaattaaatgacaattctattttctatcgaccttagtaaaattaagaagatacatataaataagaaaaaatggtAGAATTtgattagtaaaataaaaataatatatgccTATGATcgttctaaaatataaaacctGGAATAGTCTTACGTACATCGATATGTCAagaacatatacatattttaatgacAGTAACGTCATTTCTATATTACATGCAAGGTATGATAAATATCGTTGCTCTAAGCCACAATACAAAATCAACAGTATTCAGTTTAACAAATTACACCCTTTTATTCGTTTTCCATCATGGAATAACGTGGTGGTGTCTTCCATATTGCACTGGACGTGCGTTGTAATCTACTCCTATCTATATTGTGAAACATTTGAGTTAGATCCGGTGTGCACTTTCTGCTACCAAAGAATTTATAGACTGCTCTTTCCGGAATGTAACGTTGCATGGCAAGTTGATTTTTACGTATGTACgctaaaattgataaaaattcgagTGCTCTGTGCATTCTAATGTTTACTAACTCGTTAAGTAAAACAATACTTACATTGTGCCCAATGTGGAATTGTATGCTTTGGTCTGGATTCATCGTCTGATTCATCGTCGTCAGGTTCACTATCCAAAACATAAGTGGTTGGGCCATGCTGTTTGGGGCCATATTTTGTCTAAAATATTGAACGAATAATAGCTTATGCCTTTATAACAGAAGAATGCTTTGATATTGTTTGTAATGTTACCTGTGATGTAAGCATCTGATGCTTAGCTTTCATTGCTTCGGCTGCAGCTTGTTGTTGAGCTCTTAATTCGGCTTCTTTTCGCCTTTCAGCTTCCTGTTCTCGGCGTCTTTGTTCAGCTAATATCCGCTCCGcttcttcttgttcttgtAAACGTTGTAAGCGCTGTTGCTCTTCatgctttcttctttcttccttttcctgcGAATTAATCCGACTGTAGCTTAATTTTCtatactatataaaaatcaatatcttCTCCGGTATCCTTATTTTTGTACGCatgtatcttttaaattatcaattttataccTGAGCACGTTGTAATTGAGCTAGACGTTTCTTCTCCATTTCTTCGCGTTGTCTGTCTTGCATTTGTTGTGCTAAACGtgctttttcctctctttctttctcagcTTTTTGACGTTTTTCCATATCTTGCTTTTCTTTCGCCTCTCTGGctaacttattttttaattctttttcttgtcttttcctttatgtaaaatatatttttcatatattactCAGTAATGTGTGTCTACTGATTTAAAATCAAGtaaattatatcgattaattttaatttaccttttcctttcttccgtTTGAAGTCTTAGCGCCTCTTCACGTTTTTTCCTCGCATCCTCGtcgttcaattttcttttcttttcatctaGTACTTTGTCCAGTGAATTACGTTTACTGACTGACTTTGGAGCTTGGATTAAAGATTCCAtcgatgtaataatatttgtgcGCGTTGCACTTAAAGCCCTATTGtgctaaaattaaaatactaccgtttaaaaatcttataatattagatactactaatagaaagaaatgaattttacaatcataTTAGTTTGATTCGCTGGAGTATGAGGAATACGATTAACAGACATTGGCAACTGAGTTCTTATTTTGCCTAATGGGGTTGACTTCTGTTGCTGTTTGTAGTTCATTTTCTCAACAGAAACTAGTTTATTAGCCTTTTGTTCTAATTGTAATTTGTTCTAAAAATAAGATTGgaaacataattaaatttacaatcgataaacaaaattgacaaatatcttgttaataaattttccttataataattctaattctaaATACCTCTTTATATTCATCGGCATCCTTATTCTGTtttgctaatgaaatttttttggCTTTTGCAAGCGACTTCCGTGCTAATTTTTGAACAACCACTTTCTCCGCAACGTTTGTATTTCCTGAAGCTTCTGTTTGTGCAGCAGCTCTAGTAGCACgtgtttttgttctcgttatTCGAGTTGGTGCATCGATATCAACAGCAAGTTTTGGAGTGTTCATGCCTGCTTGCTCAAATGCCTCAACTCTTTTTTTCACAGATTCCTTGGCATATGGACTGAATAAAGCATTCGATTTATACGTGTTTCTTATTTCCTTTAATCCTGTAATCGTACTCTTTTCCTTCAAAGACGGTTTTGTTGGAGTATTAAGTATTTCATCTTCGCTCGATGTCACAGATCTGTTCTTCCGCTTTTGTCgtgttttaatttcttgtttcttaatatttcctttagACCTTTTCACTTCAGGGGATGACTCATCTTCTGTGAGTAATTCATCAAACTCTTTGTTTGCCATCGTTTCTTTTAGCTGCTGCATCCTCTCCTCCAAAGCTGTTGACGACCGTGTTGTAAGTTTAGGTAACTTGGGAGACATAAATTCAGCCTTTCGTTCGACTGTTTTTTGttcattattttttcctaTACTACTAGCCAAGTTTTTATTAATCACtacagtttcatttaattttattgctgATAAAGGTTCTAAAATTACGGTAGCGTTCATCATCTTCTGCGTATAAGTAGAATTGACGTTCATCGTCGAATTCATAATAGGAGTAGGTTTCTCAAGTGCA
This Bombus pascuorum chromosome 1, iyBomPasc1.1, whole genome shotgun sequence DNA region includes the following protein-coding sequences:
- the LOC132912216 gene encoding WD repeat-containing protein on Y chromosome isoform X3 — its product is MEYFDNNDTSIQRAFDEFFKTKSIEEQCTEESLMQLHEVFLASPNEEMDVTQLYDAFENILHIQMPHNEFKILFKKMNLKRDGNITWNEFISYLLIEFQRKDTTLQWQILRLPITDIPQLLKSHHRTAIHKIMFYPEVLPDRTTSFHRGFYLTVTKEGIINYWSLDLKYERSAQSVNPCLKVQHTLITDMIVMPDIQVVCTSSTECDLRFYDTAAKKFDLRIMISGLEYAVICMDYYFSKNIKEDSYIVLGDMSGSVKVMSFSPIERGPFKQEPQRDSLFIRYESVLKGELKGLKIVEFKNVHTDWVKQVAYYGSLRAFMSSSRCCNCSLLFSDLTGARIQYKFKVNMGISCFTFSEEGQLLITGGPDCIVRVWNPFVTRRANSTFQGHRAPICALVVQDAGKRVYSLSKDRCIKVWDVLTQSCIQTYNGLPSELGEHTSMTVVYNTLNRKMIIASSMIAVILCDPQVNKEISDGFTHTKSISSVLYNHLYKVVVTTGLDSCIIIWDPWLGNRLFLVTHAHSRFIYGQFHDIEITAACFDESEQLLVTGARDGTLKVWNFNTGTCLRNMALETQCEITSLVWLENRILCSSWNRQVVEFATSDAYVYKKNWGTIHTDDILCSAMWYPQVLATATFNGEIILWRLETGQPYRKYKVNEPMSRFRIRYHKDEVTYKIKKPEQVTKEIISKQSQYPTASKHQESALNITRIVAVRAMIFLNARPVRPDVGTLLVSLDSGYIQVWTHHPAGGFLQAFSVIHSIRDCALALATDPKNHFLVTGHNAGYIKVWYLANYLLPNPPKISMPVLRLEFPFLWRKKVIGRAKRAVKDQPLPLLLSSVRGHLKSITSVQIIPDARIVISGSTDHSVRLWTLGGRYISTFGTFKPWLPILPTIPTYQYFKDYKHPADIKRVASSTTLQILEGGARQVESDFKSDELKALKEISRPEHTMIDGRRLTIAVMDKSVLMIFADYPILDTSLPYIPIYTHLKLRPLEIIQTPKLPALLHEQKELTKRTHSQL
- the LOC132912216 gene encoding WD repeat-containing protein on Y chromosome isoform X2 yields the protein MEYFDNNDTSIQRAFDEFFKTKSIEEQCTEESLMQLHEVFLASPNEEMDVTQLYDAFENILHIQMPHNEFKILFKKMNLKRDGNITWNEFISYLLIEFQRKDTTLQWQILRLPITDIPQLLKSHHRTAIHKIMFYPEVLPDRTTSFHRGFYLTVTKEGIINYWSLDLKYERSAQSVNPCLKVQHTLITDMIVMPDIQVVCTSSTECDLRFYDTAAKKFDLRIMISGLEYAVICMDYYFSKNIKEDSYIVLGDMSGSVKVMSFSPIERGPFKQEPQRDSLFIRYESVLKGELKGLKIVEFKNVHTDWVKQVAYYGSLRAFMSSSRCCNCSLLFSDLTGARIQYKFKVNMGISCFTFSEEGQLLITGGPDCIVRVWNPFVTRRANSTFQGHRAPICALVVQDAGKRVYSLSKDRCIKVWDVLTQSCIQTYNGLPSELGEHTSMTVVYNTLNRKMIIASSMIAVILCDPQVNKEISDGFTHTKSISSVLYNHLYKVVVTTGLDSCIIIWDPWLGNRLFLVTHAHSRFIYGQFHDIEITAACFDESEQLLVTGARDGTLKVWNFNTGTCLRNMALETQCEITSLVWLENRILCSSWNRQVVEFATSDAYVYKKNWGTIHTDDILCSAMWYPQVLATATFNGEIILWRLETGQPYRKYKVNEPMSRFRIRYHKDEVTYKIKKPEQVTKEIISKQSQYPTASKHQESALNITRIVAVRAMIFLNARPVRPDVGTLLVSLDSGYIQVWTHHPAGGFLQAFSVIHSIRDCALALATDPKNHFLVTGHNAGYIKVWYLANYLLPNPPKISMPVLRLEFPFLWRKKVIGRAKRAVKDQPLPLLLSSVRGHLKSITSVQIIPDARIVISGSTDHSVRLWTLGGRYISTFGTFKPWLPILPTIPTYQYFKDYKHPADIKRVASSTTLQILEGGARQVESDFKSDELKALKEISRPEHTMIDGRRLTIAVMDKSVLMIFADYPILDTSLPYVNMLFIATAVHRNMLSNTHNSMRITLQIPIYTHLKLRPLEIIQTPKLPALLHEQKELT
- the LOC132912216 gene encoding WD repeat-containing protein on Y chromosome isoform X4; this encodes MEYFDNNDTSIQRAFDEFFKTKSIEEQCTEESLMQLHEVFLASPNEEMDVTQLYDAFENILHIQMPHNEFKILFKKMNLKRDGNITWNEFISYLLIEFQRKDTTLQWQILRLPITDIPQLLKSHHRTAIHKIMFYPEVLPDRTTSFHRGFYLTVTKEGIINYWSLDLKYERSAQSVNPCLKVQHTLITDMIVMPDIQVVCTSSTECDLRFYDTAAKKFDLRIMISGLEYAVICMDYYFSKNIKEDSYIVLGDMSGSVKVMSFSPIERGPFKQEPQRDSLFIRYESVLKGELKGLKIVEFKNVHTDWVKQVAYYGSLRAFMSSSRCCNCSLLFSDLTGARIQYKFKVNMGISCFTFSEEGQLLITGGPDCIVRVWNPFVTRRANSTFQGHRAPICALVVQDAGKRVYSLSKDRCIKVWDVLTQSCIQTYNGLPSELGEHTSMTVVYNTLNRKMIIASSMIAVILCDPQVNKEISDGFTHTKSISSVLYNHLYKVVVTTGLDSCIIIWDPWLGNRLFLVTHAHSRFIYGQFHDIEITAACFDESEQLLVTGARDGTLKVWNFNTGTCLRNMALETQCEITSLVWLENRILCSSWNRQVVEFATSDAYVYKKNWGTIHTDDILCSAMWYPQVLATATFNGEIILWRLETGQPYRKYKVNEPMSRFRIRYHKDEVTYKIKKPEQVTKEIISKQSQYPTASKHQESALNITRIVAVRAMIFLNARPVRPDVGTLLVSLDSGYIQVWTHHPAGGFLQAFSVIHSIRDCALALATDPKNHFLVTGHNAGYIKVWYLANYLLPNPPKISMPVLRLEFPFLWRKKVIGRAKRAVKDQPLPLLLSSVRGHLKSITSVQIIPDARIVISGSTDHSVRLWTLGGRYISTFGTFKPWLPILPTIPTYQYFKDYKHPADIKRVASSTTLQILEGGARQVESDFKSDELKALKEISRPEHTMIDGRRLTIAVMDKSVLMIFADYPILDTSLPYIPIYTHLKLRPLEIIQTPKLPALLHEQKELT
- the LOC132912216 gene encoding WD repeat-containing protein on Y chromosome isoform X1, with the translated sequence MEYFDNNDTSIQRAFDEFFKTKSIEEQCTEESLMQLHEVFLASPNEEMDVTQLYDAFENILHIQMPHNEFKILFKKMNLKRDGNITWNEFISYLLIEFQRKDTTLQWQILRLPITDIPQLLKSHHRTAIHKIMFYPEVLPDRTTSFHRGFYLTVTKEGIINYWSLDLKYERSAQSVNPCLKVQHTLITDMIVMPDIQVVCTSSTECDLRFYDTAAKKFDLRIMISGLEYAVICMDYYFSKNIKEDSYIVLGDMSGSVKVMSFSPIERGPFKQEPQRDSLFIRYESVLKGELKGLKIVEFKNVHTDWVKQVAYYGSLRAFMSSSRCCNCSLLFSDLTGARIQYKFKVNMGISCFTFSEEGQLLITGGPDCIVRVWNPFVTRRANSTFQGHRAPICALVVQDAGKRVYSLSKDRCIKVWDVLTQSCIQTYNGLPSELGEHTSMTVVYNTLNRKMIIASSMIAVILCDPQVNKEISDGFTHTKSISSVLYNHLYKVVVTTGLDSCIIIWDPWLGNRLFLVTHAHSRFIYGQFHDIEITAACFDESEQLLVTGARDGTLKVWNFNTGTCLRNMALETQCEITSLVWLENRILCSSWNRQVVEFATSDAYVYKKNWGTIHTDDILCSAMWYPQVLATATFNGEIILWRLETGQPYRKYKVNEPMSRFRIRYHKDEVTYKIKKPEQVTKEIISKQSQYPTASKHQESALNITRIVAVRAMIFLNARPVRPDVGTLLVSLDSGYIQVWTHHPAGGFLQAFSVIHSIRDCALALATDPKNHFLVTGHNAGYIKVWYLANYLLPNPPKISMPVLRLEFPFLWRKKVIGRAKRAVKDQPLPLLLSSVRGHLKSITSVQIIPDARIVISGSTDHSVRLWTLGGRYISTFGTFKPWLPILPTIPTYQYFKDYKHPADIKRVASSTTLQILEGGARQVESDFKSDELKALKEISRPEHTMIDGRRLTIAVMDKSVLMIFADYPILDTSLPYVNMLFIATAVHRNMLSNTHNSMRITLQIPIYTHLKLRPLEIIQTPKLPALLHEQKELTKRTHSQL